From the genome of Negativicutes bacterium:
GGTTGATCATGAAATAGAAGGTTCTCATGTGGCAATCGGGGTGGAAATAGCACGCAAATACGGCGAAAATGCCGAAATACTGCATGCAATCGAAGCGCATCACGGTGATGTTGAAACAAAAACGGTCATTGCTTCTTTGGTGCAGGCTGCAGATGCCATCTCGGCGGCACGTCCGGGCGCCAGACGCGAAACATTGGAAACATATGTCAAACGCTTGCACAAATTGGAAGAAATCGCTACGGAATTTGAAGGCGTTGAGCAAGCATATGCAATACAGGCCGGCAGAGAAGTGCGTATCATGGTAAAACCAGAAAAAGTGGACGAAGTGATGTCCTATAAATTAGCGCACGATATTGTCAAGAAAATCGAAGAGAATTTGGATTATCCCGGTCAGATTAAGATTACGGTGATCCGGGAAACGCGGGTGGTCGATTACGCGAAATAAGAGCATCCGCACCGCGATCGGCTGGTAAACTGTTAAGCTGTTCAGCAATCAAAACGATTGCTGAACAGCTTTTTTTAAGGACGTATTTTTGTTTGGGTTGCCAATAAGAAGGAAAACCAGGCGGGAACGTGAATATAATATAGCGAGGTGAAATTCAATGAACAATCTAAAAGAGGAAGCACCCCTTGGCGCTGCTTTTTTGATTTCCGCAATGATGATCTATCCATCTCTTTCTTCGATTTTTCTCAATACGTCCGATAAATCGATAACCCTGGATTTTACTGTGCAAAAAAACGGGAAAGAGAAAGATCACTATCAGCATGCAATCAAACAACTCAAACAGGGAATTCACTTTTTCCATATGATCGATCGGATCAGACCGGAAATCTATCAAGTGGACTTATCTGTCACGGAGTATCAGAATAAAATCAGTGTTCAGCGTGATATGAAGAGCCTGACTCCCTATGAAATCGAAGCGATCTATGATCTGTTTGAGCGCTACTTTGCGGAAGACAGTGAGGAAGAAGCGGACAATGATTTGAGCAACGAACAATGGCAGCAGCATAATCAATTATATGAAGCGCTCTACCAGTATGTTTGCCATGCCGATTTTGTGCCGATCCGCGCTTTCAGAGATTATGATGCCATCTACATCCATCAAGTAACGGAACAGAAGAAAGGCTAGGACGGCAGGCAGGAAATGCGTATTTTATTCATCGGTGATGTGGTAGGCCGGACCGGCTGCAGAATTGTGCAGGAACAGCTGCCGCAATTCAGAAGGAAAAACAATATTCAAAACGTGATCGCGAACGGGGAAAATGCTTTTCGCGGCAAGGGTCTCAGCCGCGAGATTGCCGATCAGCTCTTTGGTTCTGGAGTCGATCTGATCAGCAGCGGCAATCATATTTGGGATCAAAAAGCGGTTTTCGATTTTATCGATCAGGAAGACCGCCTGATTCGGCCCGCCAATTATCCGGCGGGGGTGCCGGGACGCGGCTGGACCAGCTGCTGGGTGGGCAGTACAGGGATACAGATCGCTTTGATCAATTTACTGGGCCGCGTGTTCCTGGCAGAAGTCGATTCTCCCTTTGCCGTGTTGGATCGCGTCTTGGCGGAGATCCCGCCGGAAATTAAAATCCGCATTGTCGATTTTCACGCGGAAGCCACTTCGGAAAAGTTGGCGATGGCTTATTATGCGCAAGGGAAAATATCGGCCTTATTGGGTACTCATACCCATGTGCAAACGGCTGACGAGCAGATCCTGAAAGATGGTCTGGCATATATAACCGATGTCGGCATGACCGGCGCGCTGACCTCGATTCTGGGGACAAAAGTGGAGCCGGTGCTCTATCGATTTCTCACAGCCTTGCCGGCGCGTTTTGAACCGGCCGAAGGTCCGGGTCAGTTCAACGCAGTCATTCTGGAAATCAGCGAGAGTAGCGGCCAAACCAGCAAAATTGAAAGAGTCAACTGGAAGGAAAATCTCTAATGGCACTTTCCAGGCGGTCTGCTATTCAGGCAATTTAACTTATAATAGTCCATATTGGACTATTATAAAGAGCCAATGAACTCTGAGCACAGAAATAGACAGAATGAATATTGTGATATTAAAAGGTTTTTGCAAAGAAAAAGAGAAATATGAGAATGATTTCTGTTTCTAGTCTGCTTTGCAGACCAATATTGGCTTAAGGAGGAAATTGTGGACCTGTCCAATATTTATCTAGACAAAAAGAATGGTGTGCCACTTTACCTTCAGCTTTCAGAACAACTGAAAAGCATGATCCTCAGTGGTACTCTTTCCACCGGCGAACGCCTTGCTACGGAAAGAACAATGTCGGAGAAGCTGCAGGTCAGTCGGAACACGATCAGTCT
Proteins encoded in this window:
- a CDS encoding TIGR00282 family metallophosphoesterase, giving the protein MRILFIGDVVGRTGCRIVQEQLPQFRRKNNIQNVIANGENAFRGKGLSREIADQLFGSGVDLISSGNHIWDQKAVFDFIDQEDRLIRPANYPAGVPGRGWTSCWVGSTGIQIALINLLGRVFLAEVDSPFAVLDRVLAEIPPEIKIRIVDFHAEATSEKLAMAYYAQGKISALLGTHTHVQTADEQILKDGLAYITDVGMTGALTSILGTKVEPVLYRFLTALPARFEPAEGPGQFNAVILEISESSGQTSKIERVNWKENL